GGCCGTGGCCTGCGGCTGTTTCAGGATCCGGCGGCGAGCAGCGAGTCGGAAGTCGCCAATCTGGTGCAGCGTTACCCGATCAAGAGCGAAGTGGTCATTGGCCACATCCGCCAGGCCAACGTCGGCAAGGTCTGCCTGTCCAATACCCACCCGTTCGTGCGCGAACTGTGGGGGCGCAACTGGTGCTTCGCGCACAACGGTCAACTCGCCGACTTCACGCCGATCAAAAGTTTCTACCGCCCGGTCGGCGATACTGACAGCGAAGCGGCGTTCTGCGATTTGCTCAACCGCGTACGTGCAGCCTTTCCGGAACCGGTCGATATAGAAGCGCTGCTGCCGGATCTGGTCGACGCGTGCGCCGAATACCGCAGCAAAGGCGTGTTCAACTGCCTTCTAAGCGATGGTGACTGGCTGTTCTGCTATTGCTCGACCAAACTGGCGCAGATCACCCGGCGCGCACCGTTCGGCCCGGCGCGGCTCAAGGATGTCGATGTGATCGTCGATTTCCAGGCCGAAACCACGCCCAACGACGTGGTGACAGTGATTGCCACCGAACCGTTGACCGAAAACGAAACCTGGACCCGCTACGAACCGGGCCAATGGAGCCTGTGGCGACGCGGCGAATGCGTCAGTCAGGGCAAGACCGAATAAGGATTGCACCCCATGTTGCTCAGTTATCTACGGCTGGTGTTGTTTGCGGCGGGCCTGTTGATCGGTGTCCAGGTGCCGGGGTTCATCAATGATTACGCGAAACGCGTCGAGGCGCATCTGATCGAGGCGCAGACGGGTCTGCGTGGTTTCCAGGGCACCGCCGAGCAGTTTTTCAAGGGCGATATGCAGGCCTTGGTCGCGCATTATCGCGCCAGTGAAGACCCGGTGTTTCGCAGCGATGCCGATAGCCTGAGCACGATGCTCAATCGTCAGTTGGCCCTGGATAAACAGTTCCAGGCCATGCAGGGGCCGTGGTACATCCGCTTCCTGCAAGTGGTGCTGGCCGCCGACCCGGACATCCGCAAGGAAACCTGGAACGGCTACAGCTATCAGATCCTGCTGACTCCGGAAGCGATGATCTGGGGCATGAGCGGCGCACTGTTGCTGTCGTTCGGCATCGAGTGCCTGTTCCGTCTGATCGACTGGGTAGTGCTGGGCGGCAAGCGGTTGCGCCAGAGCCGGCCGATCGAAGACCGCGACGTCCGCGGCTTGTAAGGCCACGCGATCACCTGTGGCGAGGGGATTTATCCCCGATGGGGCGCGAAGCGGCCCCCAATGGTGTGTCAGATAAACCTGGTTCTGCAGGTTCCGGGGCGGCTGCGCAGCCCATCGGGGATAAATCCCCTCGCCATCCGGCGTCAGTCAGTGAGGGTGATGTAATCCATGCCCACCTTGCCCGCATACCCCTCCAGCACCTGCTGACACAACGTCACAATCTCCTCGACCCACTCCACACCCACCCGCCACGACACCACCACTTGCAGATTCGGTGGCCGCTGATCAATGGCGAGCAGGGTCAGTTCACCCCGCGCCAGTTCCTCGGCCACCAGCACTGGCGGCAGCACACCAATGCCAAATCCATCACGCAATAACCGGGTAATCGCCGACACTGAATTCACGCAATTCAAACGCGGCGCCAACACGCCGTTGGCCTGCATCAGGGCCAATAGGTCCTGGTGCGGCCGGGAGTTTTTCGAGTAGGTGACGATGCGTTCCTGCGCCAGTTCGGCGAGGTCGGCGTAGTCGCGGTTGTAGATCGAGTTGCTGGCGACGATCCAGCCCAGTGGATGGCTGGCCAGTTCCAGGCTGCGCACGCTTTCATGGCGCACCAGATCGGTTTGCAAAATCAGATCGAGAAAGCCTTTTTGCAGCTGATCGCAGAGGTTCAGCGAGGTATCCGCCACCAGCTCTATTTCAACCCGCGGATACAGGTCGGTCATTTGCGCCACCAACGGGCTGAGCCAGGTGTGAATCACCGTGTCCATGACCCCGATACGCACCCGGCCCACCTTGCTTGAACGGGTCTCGATCGATTGCTTGAGCGCGCTCATGGTGTCGAGCATCTGCTCGGCATAGTCCAGCACTTTCAAGCCTTCTGGTGTCAGGCTGACACCGCGTGAATCACGCAGAAACAGCTTCACCCCAAGCTCGCCTTCAAGCACCGCAATACGGC
The sequence above is drawn from the Pseudomonas sp. FP2196 genome and encodes:
- a CDS encoding class II glutamine amidotransferase; amino-acid sequence: MCELLGMSANVPTDIVFSFTGLMQRGGRTGPHRDGWGIAFYEGRGLRLFQDPAASSESEVANLVQRYPIKSEVVIGHIRQANVGKVCLSNTHPFVRELWGRNWCFAHNGQLADFTPIKSFYRPVGDTDSEAAFCDLLNRVRAAFPEPVDIEALLPDLVDACAEYRSKGVFNCLLSDGDWLFCYCSTKLAQITRRAPFGPARLKDVDVIVDFQAETTPNDVVTVIATEPLTENETWTRYEPGQWSLWRRGECVSQGKTE
- a CDS encoding DUF2937 family protein — protein: MLLSYLRLVLFAAGLLIGVQVPGFINDYAKRVEAHLIEAQTGLRGFQGTAEQFFKGDMQALVAHYRASEDPVFRSDADSLSTMLNRQLALDKQFQAMQGPWYIRFLQVVLAADPDIRKETWNGYSYQILLTPEAMIWGMSGALLLSFGIECLFRLIDWVVLGGKRLRQSRPIEDRDVRGL
- a CDS encoding LysR family transcriptional regulator, producing MNLKFLETFVWVARLKSFRLTADKLFTTQASISSRIAVLEGELGVKLFLRDSRGVSLTPEGLKVLDYAEQMLDTMSALKQSIETRSSKVGRVRIGVMDTVIHTWLSPLVAQMTDLYPRVEIELVADTSLNLCDQLQKGFLDLILQTDLVRHESVRSLELASHPLGWIVASNSIYNRDYADLAELAQERIVTYSKNSRPHQDLLALMQANGVLAPRLNCVNSVSAITRLLRDGFGIGVLPPVLVAEELARGELTLLAIDQRPPNLQVVVSWRVGVEWVEEIVTLCQQVLEGYAGKVGMDYITLTD